In Vespula vulgaris chromosome 7, iyVesVulg1.1, whole genome shotgun sequence, a single window of DNA contains:
- the LOC127064926 gene encoding focadhesin: MDVIEYKLTSKNPVLISHAVSRLYEIIKEKYKNGTSKDVTKIPEYKLLISKFESKDKIVTTSICQVLVKLVENEIISVTTALCTLISYVSSTNNYVAITVSMSHLIILDFKLHATEDNYLYTLTMPQFPFITILKEEKNSWRTVLDQMHFIMNYPDEQIKENSIKILRPVFIFILCNPSSALSDGCKEKAWQLLKSSNALELQIEILLWLRTNDVDTCLETYYKIFGFTMVSLSKNDKDICIALLPLLSSVCISFLEHGFDPVVNLDTISTIINKYDNLSGNILLALMSEMIVICPGYYLFNVLQLCELVLNKMSCNITLINVLIASILKWMPYPSVLCAEALAIANALINKAVTEVKWTKEVNNPFSKEIFAKLIHFDPHIQFYTESIDVLNTITESNILSWLKTLSKSPIDLRYKYRLILSGLFLQSEDVILTKAICDILMQITKEVIVFASHMLPLIMHKLSKSRDPDELKYLLLTLPELVIIKENVPIVNRTLQTLFRSEGPLKYFALELYLMMNDRDPRCYRYLSSALMETSQNDKSWYADVTCAKVIKHICEERPECAEELAPLISQILNKCGDTNGSAATALALKSISALCRSSVISIASVWKVLAPKMKKEKRTIVMKTLCEFFGDIPFFLNKNSIAYDTLITDVLEILWSYVIQNNPEISEAALKAIAMYRLEDIPLKMLPDDFQYSTTTSQLDTSASSNTKPVNISPAVLNTCWIKMLEKVNKMVLNAAGNVLISFITNEVKNFRSGIYNWPHGEPNNFKYLPERSIIRVVGEHMRRIDGTKPFNENVAIECLRIFAFKYPKPLPNINWNFLHKTSEISHKAKEYSLTIACHHSVISSSARNFVEHYLSMFESDKNIKDLLESKEHEILYSNLEILCEAMQIQKIKPFLDMTLSYAVINLFSDDGTNVILFKNIMHSYARALKNETINDAIRTLLSTTLSNLLDEIDLTQDYYKPYISAILALPVEYIERMTSPDVWWETPLKKLKNAVIIRAELAINNDIEMPLNCMNELIDLVSALPSVQLYLLQEVQRVQTEVKFKMYTSDWVIDFLNRVQVIIPEISEEDQRILFYCDVFFVSIICFSGMDCIIMDTYSIISSQHVRARLFPKAMAMLADIQYWKDNIIPQVMEWLHLMRTSPLPELYKSAFHNSLISLKHHPHYNKNWFTYLSSI, translated from the exons ATGGATGTAATTGAGTATAAATTAACCTCAAAGAATCCAGTTTTAATATCGCAT GCAGTATCTAGACTTTATGAAATAATCAAAGAGAAGTACAAAAATGGAACATCCAAAGATGTTACAAAG ATACCAGAATATAAATTGCTTATATCAAAATTTGAAAGCAAAGATAAAATAGTTACTACATCTATATGTCAAGTATTAGTTAAACtcgtagaaaatgaaataatatctgtTACTACGGCTCTGTGTACTTTAATATCTTATGTTTCTTCTACTAA cAATTATGTTGCAATTACCGTAAGCATGagtcatttaataatattggaTTTTAAACTTCATGCTACTGAAGAtaactatttatatacattgacAATGCCtcaatttccttttattacaattttgaaagaagaaaaaaattcttggcGCACTGTATTAGATCAAATGCATTTTATAATGAACTATCCTGATGAACA gaTAAAGGAGaatagtataaaaattttgaggccagtctttatatttattttatgcaaTCCTTCTTCAGCTTTATCAGATGGTTGTAAAGAAAAAGCTTGGCAATTACTTAAATCTAGTAATGCTTTAGAATTACAAATTGAAATTCTATTATGGCTTCGTACAAATGATGTAGATACTTGCTTGGaaacatattataaaatctttggATTTACAATGGTATCATTATCCAAAAATGACAAAGATATTTGCATAGCCTTACTCCCATTATTATCGTCTGTTTGTATATCTTTTCTTGAACATGGCTTTGATCCTGTAGTAAATCTAGATACAATATctactattataaataaatatgataatttatcaggaaatattttattagcatTAATGTCTGAAATGATTGTGATATGTCCtggatattatttattcaatgtTCTACAACTAT GTGAGCTTGTATTGAATAAAATGTCATGCAACATAACATTGATAAATGTGCTAATAGCATCTATACTAAAGTGGATGCCTTATCCTTCTGTGTTGTGTGCTGAAGCTTTAGCTATAGCTAATGCTCTGATAAACAAAGCTGTTACTGAAGTAAAATGGACAAAAGAAGTCAACAATCccttttcaaaagaaatatttgcaaaattaattcattttgatCCGCATATTCAATTTTACACAGAAAGTATAGAtgttttaaatacaataacagaaagtaatattttatcatggTTGAAAACATTATCAAAAAGTCCAATTGATTTACGTTATAAATACAGATTAATTCTCTCTGGTTTGTTTTTACAAAGTGAGGATGTCATTCTAACAAAAGCCATTTGTGATATACTTATGCAAATTACTAAAGAAGTAATCGTTTTTGCATCTCACATGTTACCATTAATCATGCATAAGTTATCAAAATCTCGTGATCCTGATGAATTGAAATACTTGCTTCTTACATTACCcgaattagtaataataaaagaaaatgtaccAATTGTAAACAGAACATTGCAAACATTATTCCGCAGTGAAGGaccattaaaatatttcgctCTCGAACTCTATTTGATGATGAACGATAGAGATCCGCGTTGCTATCGGTATCTTTCATCTGCACTTATGGAAACATCACAAAATGATAAATCATGGTATGCTGATGTAACTTGTGCTAAAGTAATCAAGCACATTTGCGAAGAACGTCCGGAATGTGCCGAAGAACTTGCCCCACTTATTtcacaaatattaaataagtgTGGAGATACAAATGGCAGTGCTGCAACAGCACTTGCACTTAAGAGTATTTCTGCTCTTTGTAGGTCTTCTGTTATTAGTATTGCCTCAGTTTGGAAAGTGTTAGCAccaaaaatgaagaaagaaaaacgtacaATTGTTATGAAAACTTTATGTGAATTCTTTGGAGATAttccattctttttaaataagaacAGCATCGCATATGACACCTTGATCACCGatgtattagaaatattatggTCATATGTTATACAAAATAATCCAGAGATAAGTGAGGCTGCACTTAAAGCAATTGCTATGTATCGTTTAGAAGACATTCCATTAAAAATGTTACCGGATGATTTTCAATACAGTACTACAACATCACAATTAGATACATCAGCTTCAAGTAATACAAAACCAGTAAATATATCACCAGCTGTATTAAACACATGCTGGATCAAAATGTTAGAGAAAGTCAATAAAATGGTTTTAAATGCAGCTGGTAatgttttaatttcatttattacgaatgaagttaaaaattttcgatctgGCATATATAACTGGCCACATGGAGAGCCAAATAACTTCAAATATTTACCAGAAAGAAGTATTATAAGAGTAGTTGGTGAACATATGAGACGTATAGATGGGACTAAACCTTTCAACGAAAATGTCGCTATAGAATGTTTACGGATATTTGCATTTAAATATCCAAAACCTTTGCCTAATATAAATTGGAATTTCTTACATAAGACTAGTGAAATATCTCATAAAGCTAAAGAATATAGTCTTACTATTGCATGTCATCATTCAGTCATATCATCATCCGCAAGAAACTTTGTTGAAcattatttatcaatgttcgaaagtgataaaaatataaaagatttattagaaaGTAAAGAACATGAAATATTGTATTCAAATTTAGAAATTCTCTGTGAAGCTAtgcaaatacaaaaaataaaaccatTTTTAGATATGACATTATCATATgctgtaataaatttattcagtGATGATGGCacaaatgtaattttatttaaaaatattatgcatTCCTATGCTAGAgctttaaaaaatgaaacaataaatGATGCTATTCGTACATTGCTCTCTACTACTTTAAGCAATCTTTTAGATGAAATAGACTTAACACAAGATTATTATAAACCATATATTTCTGCAATATTAGCGTTACCAGTTGAATACATAGAGAGAATGACATCGCCTGATGTATGGTGGGAGACAcccttaaaaaaattaaaaaatgctgTAATTATAAGAGCAGAATTAGCTATAAATAACGACATTGAGATGCCCTTGAATtgtatgaatgaattaattgatCTAGTCTCAGCTCTACccag tgtacaattatatttgttacaaGAAGTTCAAAGAGTGCAAACTGAAgtgaaatttaaaatgtatacatCAGATTGGgttatagattttttaaatcgtgtTCAAGTAATTATACCAGAAATATCTGAAGAAGATcaacgtattttattttactgtgatgtttttttcgtctctattatttgtttctctgGAATGGATTGCATAATAATGGATACATATTCCATTATATCCTCACAACATGTCAGAGCAAGATTATTTCCAAAGGCTATGGCTATGCTTGCTGATATACAATATTggaaagataatataatcCCTCAG GTAATGGAGTGGTTACACCTAATGAGAACAAGTCCCTTACCAGAACTGTATAAATCTGCATttcataattcattaatttcctTAAAACATCATCCACATTATAATAAGAATTGGTTTACCtatttatcatcgatttaa
- the LOC127064947 gene encoding protein C1orf43 homolog isoform X2, which translates to MAEELSGVTIVIFIAAGVLTILLLFIFAKRQIMRFALRSRRGPHIPIGHDAKKSLKREIERRIEVIPRIQYEPQLISDSRYILTPGSQVPPHYYRLKAVDDIKTLAEITKYDSCLKRHPSENLRAYLLSTLATPLNGSGQRLIHQFCDLYEHAKHDPTEFGDEEYQIYTRLFLKLMDAARLLKSYPSSKKSSPSRTPIKKNIETKRNILEPRMRLPEDQVLTGSRPSTLTVMALDNSETSV; encoded by the exons ATGGCTGAAGAATTGTCGGGTGTAACTATAGTAATATTTATAGCTGCCGGAGTTTTaacaatattgttattattcatttttgcTAAGCGACAAATAATGAGATTTGCTTTGCGTTCACGACGCGGACCACATATTCCTATTGGGCACGATGCTAAAAAG tcgctgaagagagaaatcgaaagGCGTATAGAAGTAATACCAAGAATTCAATATGAACCACAACTTATAAGTGACTCTAGATATATCTTAACTCCTGGTAGTCAAGTTCCACCACATTATTATAGATTGAAAGCTGTAGATGATATTAAAACTttag ctgaaattacaaaatatgaCAGTTGCTTAAAAAGACATCCATCTGAAAATTTAAGAgcatatttattatcgacTCTTGCAACACCGTTAAATGGAAGTGGTCAACGTTTGATTCATCAATTTTGTGATTTGTATGAACATGCAAAACATGATCCAACAGAATTTGGTGATGAAGAATAccaaatatatacacgtttatttcttaaattaatGGATGC AGCTCGTCTTTTGAAGTCTTATCCAAGTAGTAAAAAATCCAGTCCAAGCCGTACAccaataaagaagaatatagaaactaaaagaaatatattggaACCACGAATGCGTTTGCCTGAAGATCAGGTCTTAACAGGATCAAGACCAAGCACCTTAACAGTAATGGCACTAGATAATAGTGAAACATCCGTTTAG
- the LOC127064947 gene encoding protein C1orf43 homolog isoform X1, protein MAEELSGVTIVIFIAAGVLTILLLFIFAKRQIMRFALRSRRGPHIPIGHDAKKSLKREIERRIEVIPRIQYEPQLISDSRYILTPGSQVPPHYYRLKAVDDIKTLEAEITKYDSCLKRHPSENLRAYLLSTLATPLNGSGQRLIHQFCDLYEHAKHDPTEFGDEEYQIYTRLFLKLMDAARLLKSYPSSKKSSPSRTPIKKNIETKRNILEPRMRLPEDQVLTGSRPSTLTVMALDNSETSV, encoded by the exons ATGGCTGAAGAATTGTCGGGTGTAACTATAGTAATATTTATAGCTGCCGGAGTTTTaacaatattgttattattcatttttgcTAAGCGACAAATAATGAGATTTGCTTTGCGTTCACGACGCGGACCACATATTCCTATTGGGCACGATGCTAAAAAG tcgctgaagagagaaatcgaaagGCGTATAGAAGTAATACCAAGAATTCAATATGAACCACAACTTATAAGTGACTCTAGATATATCTTAACTCCTGGTAGTCAAGTTCCACCACATTATTATAGATTGAAAGCTGTAGATGATATTAAAACTttag aagctgaaattacaaaatatgaCAGTTGCTTAAAAAGACATCCATCTGAAAATTTAAGAgcatatttattatcgacTCTTGCAACACCGTTAAATGGAAGTGGTCAACGTTTGATTCATCAATTTTGTGATTTGTATGAACATGCAAAACATGATCCAACAGAATTTGGTGATGAAGAATAccaaatatatacacgtttatttcttaaattaatGGATGC AGCTCGTCTTTTGAAGTCTTATCCAAGTAGTAAAAAATCCAGTCCAAGCCGTACAccaataaagaagaatatagaaactaaaagaaatatattggaACCACGAATGCGTTTGCCTGAAGATCAGGTCTTAACAGGATCAAGACCAAGCACCTTAACAGTAATGGCACTAGATAATAGTGAAACATCCGTTTAG
- the LOC127064938 gene encoding uncharacterized protein LOC127064938 translates to MEEKRFIREYVISERALTKLETIKDALKEDICKADNRWAVIGNKKIENVDTDTDTEESNALDIEESVNIMNTTQIPSTQFYFTQVGGNNIKDMTDREDIALQICDIIEVLYEGLERNNGKLEFVHLENLTNNDLINVFIDLGEKLSIKGTYNLCLSTKDINLEEGIKYMGLVCTHVLLPKIIKLEESSRLITSGIEECVEHFPDEVLKFIFIPILNIDLKDASIMNVIVNTFQPAKRSVLILEYVENAKELKEWHISILETLLSVKIDQNIYDKLIRLLLGKAVFFSRNIKFSKLLLSFLKANRITSEEQKDLLQEIIEVNETLFKKPMENILKKM, encoded by the exons atggaagaaaaaagattcattaGGGAATATGTGATATCTGAACGTGCTCTAACAAAACTTGAAACAATTAAAGATGCGTTGAAGGAAGATATTTGCAAAGCTGATAATAGATGGGCAGTGATAGGAAATAAG aaaatagaaaatgtagaCACAGATACAGACACAGAGGAATCTAATGCATTGGATATTGAGGAATCagtaaatattatgaataccACGCAGATACCCTCGACTCAATTTTACTTTACTCAGGTTGGgggaaataatattaaagatatgACAGATAGAGAAGATATTGCTTTGCAAATATGTGATATTATTGAAGTTTTGTATGAGGGATTAGAGCGCAATAATGGAAAGTTAGAATTTGTTCATTTAGAAAATCTAACAAATAATGATCTAATAAATGTTTTCATAGATTTAGGTGAAAAATTAAGTATTAAGGGTACTTACAATTTATGTTTATCCACTAAAGACATTAATCTTGAAGAAGGAATTAAATATATGGGTCTTGTATGTACTCATGTGTTGTTACCAAAG ATAATTAAACTTGAAGAATCTTCAAGATTAATAACATCTGGAATTGAAGAATGCGTTGAACATTTTCCAGATGaagttttaaaatttattttcatacctATTTTAAACATTGATTTGAAAGATGCGTCAATTATGAATGTTATTGTGAATACTTTCCAACCTGCAAAAAGATCTGTTCTTATTTT agAATACGTGGAAAATGCAAAGGAATTAAAAGAATGgcatatatctattttagaAACTTTATTATCTGTAAAAATAGaccaaaatatatatgataaattaataagattattattgGGAAAagcagtttttttttctagaaatattaaatttagcaaattacttttatcttttttaaaagcaAATAGAATTACATCAGAGGAACAGAAAGACTTACTGCAGGAAATAATCGAAGTTAATGAAACTTTGTTTAAAAAACctatggaaaatattttgaaaaagatgTAA
- the LOC127064943 gene encoding protein immune deficiency: protein MPILSDLSRRFHLLTTDAKPDPPRIPIEGHTNNLRSSNEEKTKRKSFLRLPISKEESVPSLQRQKSAPNGGTTPITPTDFPPRGRRSLGNEANDNNNDNGDDLPSMNGFKEYKKPNVKTRTKSRTAKSSQSANIINYNIVNSNGVKIGARTSYICNINNFSTNKSAPTDTNYSKPKSRLMPENVELLTRCYDEITFEDMFLIKTHIGHGWKDVARRLFYSDGQIEQFEENYRDNGIDEVIYQLLLDWKQANAKDAHIGNIIQALWLSQEYDCAERLANARIK, encoded by the exons ATGCCGATACTTTCCGATCTCTCACGACGATTTCATTTATTGACGACCGACGCAAAACCTGATCCACCACGAATACCGATCGAAGGTCATACGAATAATCTACGATCAAGtaacgaagagaaaacaaagaggAAATCTTTTTTGAGGCTGCCGATATCGAAGGAAGAAAGTGTTCCGTCATTGCAACGACAAAAGTCTGCACCAAACGGTGGTACTACACCTATTACTCCCACTGATTTTCCTCCTAGAGGACGGAGAAGTCTTGGTAACGAAgccaacgacaacaacaatgaCAATGGCGATGATTTACCTTCGATGAATGGCTtcaaggaatataaaaaaccGAACGTCAAGACGAGAACAAAGTCTCGAACGGCGAAGTCTT caCAATCGGCGAACATTATCAATTACAATATCGTTAATTCGAATGGAGTAAAAATTGGAGCGAGGACTAGTTATATCTGTAACATTAACAATTTCTCAACAAATAAGTCTGCCCCGACGGATACTAATTATTCAAAACCTAAATCACGATTAATGCCGGAAAATGTCGAATTGTTGACTAGGTGTTACGATGAAATCACTTTTGAAGATATGTTCCTGATCAAAACTCATATAGGTCATGGTTGGAAAGATGTTGCCAGGAGACTTTTTTATTCAGACGGTCAAATCGAACagttcgaagaaaattatcgagATAACGGCATAGACGAG GTAATATATCAATTGCTTCTAGATTGGAAACAGGCTAACGCGAAAGACGCGCACATTGGAAATATAATACAAGCCTTATGGCTTTCTCAAGAGTATGATTGTGCAGAACGATTAGCTAATGCACGCATCAAATGA
- the LOC127064944 gene encoding deoxynucleoside kinase isoform X2, producing the protein MGLLGNIGSGKTTFLNHFKNYDNTVVLQEPVELWRNVAGVNLLEIMYKDPRRYACIFQSYVQLTMLQLHTYKTQLPYKVMERSVYCSRLFIENMKRNKILQDFEIVVLEEWFDWCIKNADIETDLIIYLRTSPEIVYQRMRIRARKEENSVSLEYLKQIHEIHDEWLLYQSLFSLPAPVIVLDGNKSIEEMVAEFDKCKNKIFTQQREGENDTITANTTISATHGLKEIKTVDICK; encoded by the exons ATGGGTCTTTTAG GTAATATTGGAAGTGGAAAAActacatttttaaatcattttaaaaattatgacaATACAGTTGTTTTACAAGAACCAGTTGAATTATGGCGCAATGTTGCTGGAGTAAATTTATTA gaAATCATGTATAAGGATCCAAGGCGTTATGCTTGTATATTCCAATCTTATGTACAATTAACAATGCTTCAATTGCATACATATAAGACACAATTACCTTATAAAGTCATGGAGAGATCAGTTTACTGTTCTAggttatttatagaaaatatgaaacgTAATAAGATATTACAAGATTTTGAAATTGTTGTATTAGAAGAATGGTTTGATTGGTGTATAAAAAATGCTGACATAGAAACAGATTTAATAA tATATTTAAGGACGAGTCCAGAAATTGTTTACCAAAGAATGCGTATACGAGCTCGTAAAGAGGAAAATTCTGTGTCATTGGAATACCTGAAACAAATTCATGAAATACATGATGAATGGCTACTATACCAAAGCTTGTTCTCTTTGCCAGCACCAGTTATTGTCTTAGATGGAAATAAAAGTATTGAAGAGATGGTAGCTGAAtttgataaatgtaaaaataaaatttttactcAACAAAGAGAAGGTGAAAATGACACAATAACTGCAAATACAACTATCTCAGCCACACAtggattaaaagaaataaaaacagtagatatatgtaaataa
- the LOC127064944 gene encoding deoxynucleoside kinase isoform X1 has translation MGLLVRRISNILGIMSGTPCKTYKRPFTVCVEGNIGSGKTTFLNHFKNYDNTVVLQEPVELWRNVAGVNLLEIMYKDPRRYACIFQSYVQLTMLQLHTYKTQLPYKVMERSVYCSRLFIENMKRNKILQDFEIVVLEEWFDWCIKNADIETDLIIYLRTSPEIVYQRMRIRARKEENSVSLEYLKQIHEIHDEWLLYQSLFSLPAPVIVLDGNKSIEEMVAEFDKCKNKIFTQQREGENDTITANTTISATHGLKEIKTVDICK, from the exons ATGGGTCTTTTAG TCAGAAGAATTAGTAATATATTAGGAATAATGTCTGGAACTCCTTGCAAGACTTACAAACGACCATTTACTGTTTGTGTTGAAGGTAATATTGGAAGTGGAAAAActacatttttaaatcattttaaaaattatgacaATACAGTTGTTTTACAAGAACCAGTTGAATTATGGCGCAATGTTGCTGGAGTAAATTTATTA gaAATCATGTATAAGGATCCAAGGCGTTATGCTTGTATATTCCAATCTTATGTACAATTAACAATGCTTCAATTGCATACATATAAGACACAATTACCTTATAAAGTCATGGAGAGATCAGTTTACTGTTCTAggttatttatagaaaatatgaaacgTAATAAGATATTACAAGATTTTGAAATTGTTGTATTAGAAGAATGGTTTGATTGGTGTATAAAAAATGCTGACATAGAAACAGATTTAATAA tATATTTAAGGACGAGTCCAGAAATTGTTTACCAAAGAATGCGTATACGAGCTCGTAAAGAGGAAAATTCTGTGTCATTGGAATACCTGAAACAAATTCATGAAATACATGATGAATGGCTACTATACCAAAGCTTGTTCTCTTTGCCAGCACCAGTTATTGTCTTAGATGGAAATAAAAGTATTGAAGAGATGGTAGCTGAAtttgataaatgtaaaaataaaatttttactcAACAAAGAGAAGGTGAAAATGACACAATAACTGCAAATACAACTATCTCAGCCACACAtggattaaaagaaataaaaacagtagatatatgtaaataa
- the LOC127064935 gene encoding cyclin-dependent kinase 9 isoform X2: MNTKEKEKYIEEFDFPHCDESSKYEKVAKIGQGTFGEVFKARDKKTNKKFVAMKKVLMDNEKEGFPITALREIRILQLLKHENVVNLIEICRTRATQYNRYRSTFYLVFDFCEHDLAGLLSNVNVKFSLGEIKKVMQQLLNGLYYIHSNKILHRDMKAANVLITKNGILKLADFGLARAFSANKNGQPNRYTNRVVTLWYRPPELLLGDRNYGPPVDLWGAGCIMAEMWTRSPIMQGNTEQQQLILISQLCGSITTEVWPGVERLELFNKMDLPKGQKRKVKDRLKPYLKDPYACDLLDKLLILDPSKRYDSDSALNHDFFWTDPMPCDLSKMLAQHTQSMFEYLAPPRRPGHMRHPHHQVPGGPAKPSSSMADSGYQDRVF, from the exons atgaatacaaaagaaaaagaaaagtatatcgAAGAATTTGATTTTCCTCACTGCGATGAATCTtctaaatatgaaaaagttgCGAAAATTGGCCAGGGTACCTTCGG AGAGGTATTCAAAGCGAGGGataagaaaactaataaaaaattcgtagCTATGAAAAAAGTTTTGATGGATAACGAGAAAGAAGGG tttcCTATAACTGCActaagagaaataagaatattacaGTTATTGAAACATGAAAATGTAGTTAATCTTATAGAAATTTGTAGAACAAGAG CAACACAGTACAATCGATACCGCTCTACTTTCTACCTTGTATTTGATTTTTGTGAACATGATCTAGCTGGTTTGTTATCTAATGTAAATGTTAAATTTAGTTTAGGAGAAATTAAGAAGGTCATGCAACAATTGTTAAATGGCCTCTATTATATTCATAGTAATAAG ATTTTACATAGAGATATGAAGGCTGCTAAtgttttaattacaaaaaacgGTATACTAAAACTTGCTGATTTTGGTTTAGCAAGAGCATTTAGTGCTAATAAGAATGGTCAACCAAATCGTTACACAAATAGAGTTGTTACTCTTTGGTACAGGCCTCCAGAATTACTGTTAGGAGATAGAAATTACGGCCCACCAGTAGACTTATGGGGTGCAGGATGTATAATGGCTGAAATGTGGACAAG ATCGCCTATAATGCAAGGTAATACGGAACAACAAcagttaatattaatttcacaaTTGTGTGGTTCTATAACGACAGAAGTTTGGCCAGGAGTAGAAcgtttagaattatttaacaaaatggATCTTCCTAAGGGTCAGAAGAGAAAG gtTAAAGATAGACTAAAACCATATTTAAAAGATCCCTACGCTTGTGACTTGTTGGATAAACTTCTTATACTTGATCCTAGTAAAAGATATGATTCTGATTCTGCATTAAATCACGATTTCTTCTGGACAGATCCAATGCCTTGTGATCTAAGTAAAATGTTAGCCCAACATACACAGAGTATGTTCGAATACTTAGCACCACCAAGAAGACCAGGTCATATGCGACATCCTCATCATCAAGTGCCAGGTGGTCCAGCGAAACCTAGTTCAAGTATGGCCGATAGTGGATATCAAGATCGagttttctaa
- the LOC127064935 gene encoding cyclin-dependent kinase 9 isoform X1 produces the protein MNTKEKEKYIEEFDFPHCDESSKYEKVAKIGQGTFGEVFKARDKKTNKKFVAMKKVLMDNEKEGFPITALREIRILQLLKHENVVNLIEICRTRGTFAATQYNRYRSTFYLVFDFCEHDLAGLLSNVNVKFSLGEIKKVMQQLLNGLYYIHSNKILHRDMKAANVLITKNGILKLADFGLARAFSANKNGQPNRYTNRVVTLWYRPPELLLGDRNYGPPVDLWGAGCIMAEMWTRSPIMQGNTEQQQLILISQLCGSITTEVWPGVERLELFNKMDLPKGQKRKVKDRLKPYLKDPYACDLLDKLLILDPSKRYDSDSALNHDFFWTDPMPCDLSKMLAQHTQSMFEYLAPPRRPGHMRHPHHQVPGGPAKPSSSMADSGYQDRVF, from the exons atgaatacaaaagaaaaagaaaagtatatcgAAGAATTTGATTTTCCTCACTGCGATGAATCTtctaaatatgaaaaagttgCGAAAATTGGCCAGGGTACCTTCGG AGAGGTATTCAAAGCGAGGGataagaaaactaataaaaaattcgtagCTATGAAAAAAGTTTTGATGGATAACGAGAAAGAAGGG tttcCTATAACTGCActaagagaaataagaatattacaGTTATTGAAACATGAAAATGTAGTTAATCTTATAGAAATTTGTAGAACAAGAG GAACTTTTGCAGCAACACAGTACAATCGATACCGCTCTACTTTCTACCTTGTATTTGATTTTTGTGAACATGATCTAGCTGGTTTGTTATCTAATGTAAATGTTAAATTTAGTTTAGGAGAAATTAAGAAGGTCATGCAACAATTGTTAAATGGCCTCTATTATATTCATAGTAATAAG ATTTTACATAGAGATATGAAGGCTGCTAAtgttttaattacaaaaaacgGTATACTAAAACTTGCTGATTTTGGTTTAGCAAGAGCATTTAGTGCTAATAAGAATGGTCAACCAAATCGTTACACAAATAGAGTTGTTACTCTTTGGTACAGGCCTCCAGAATTACTGTTAGGAGATAGAAATTACGGCCCACCAGTAGACTTATGGGGTGCAGGATGTATAATGGCTGAAATGTGGACAAG ATCGCCTATAATGCAAGGTAATACGGAACAACAAcagttaatattaatttcacaaTTGTGTGGTTCTATAACGACAGAAGTTTGGCCAGGAGTAGAAcgtttagaattatttaacaaaatggATCTTCCTAAGGGTCAGAAGAGAAAG gtTAAAGATAGACTAAAACCATATTTAAAAGATCCCTACGCTTGTGACTTGTTGGATAAACTTCTTATACTTGATCCTAGTAAAAGATATGATTCTGATTCTGCATTAAATCACGATTTCTTCTGGACAGATCCAATGCCTTGTGATCTAAGTAAAATGTTAGCCCAACATACACAGAGTATGTTCGAATACTTAGCACCACCAAGAAGACCAGGTCATATGCGACATCCTCATCATCAAGTGCCAGGTGGTCCAGCGAAACCTAGTTCAAGTATGGCCGATAGTGGATATCAAGATCGagttttctaa